Proteins encoded together in one Chitinophaga sp. LS1 window:
- a CDS encoding SDR family NAD(P)-dependent oxidoreductase: MQLLTGKIILLTGGSTGIGFECALKYAEAGAVVVVVSNDATTLTTAINTLGDNHYSIYADISQTTDVQQMIALILEKYGRIDVIHNNAAIAHPSKPLHETAETEWDDLMNINLKSIFLTTRYGIEALKSSKGCIINTSSLVGEIGQENHAAYTATKGAVNALTKSMALDYAPYQIRVNAVAPAGVWTPMLREWGKYQNNGQGIDAYMNAIHPLGYCPEGDVIADACVFLASDKARFITGHIMHVSGGAELGYRALKYQD; encoded by the coding sequence ATGCAACTTTTGACCGGTAAAATAATTTTGCTAACAGGAGGATCCACAGGTATCGGATTTGAATGTGCATTAAAATATGCAGAAGCAGGTGCGGTAGTCGTAGTGGTATCGAACGATGCTACTACCCTGACCACCGCTATCAATACCCTTGGAGATAACCATTACAGTATCTATGCAGATATCTCACAGACGACAGATGTACAACAGATGATTGCTCTGATATTGGAGAAATACGGTAGGATCGATGTGATCCATAACAATGCCGCGATTGCTCACCCCTCCAAACCATTGCATGAAACGGCGGAGACAGAATGGGATGACCTGATGAACATTAACCTGAAGAGTATTTTCTTAACTACACGATACGGTATTGAGGCATTAAAAAGCAGTAAGGGATGCATTATCAATACGAGTAGCCTGGTTGGTGAAATCGGACAGGAAAATCACGCTGCCTATACAGCGACAAAAGGAGCGGTGAATGCACTTACAAAGTCTATGGCACTGGATTATGCACCTTATCAAATTCGTGTAAATGCGGTGGCACCTGCTGGGGTATGGACACCCATGTTACGCGAATGGGGTAAGTACCAGAACAATGGACAGGGTATTGACGCATATATGAATGCGATTCATCCACTGGGATATTGTCCTGAGGGCGATGTGATTGCGGATGCATGTGTATTTCTTGCATCAGACAAAGCAAGGTTTATTACTGGTCATATTATGCATGTAAGCGGTGGTGCAGAATTAGGTTACAGGGCGCTTAAATATCAGGATTAG
- a CDS encoding 2OG-Fe(II) oxygenase has translation MQDIIQKIENTDWQHICEKMHQQGYAIIPGLLSTEQCELLKANYDDAKLYRKTVVMARYHFGLGEYKYFNYPLPDTIQTIRTTIYTKLAPIANAWFKALNINFQFPSEHTDLLQQCHQNGQDKATVLILKYGQGGFNTLHQDLYGDIYFPIQVVLMLNKPDKDFTGGEFVLTQQVPRAQSKAMVLKPNKGDVLIFTTNFKPEKGAKGYYRVHMKHGVSEVTSGERHTLGIIFHDAVS, from the coding sequence ATGCAGGACATTATTCAAAAAATAGAAAATACAGACTGGCAACACATATGCGAAAAAATGCATCAGCAGGGATATGCCATCATTCCGGGTTTATTGTCAACTGAACAATGCGAATTACTGAAAGCAAATTATGACGATGCAAAGTTGTATCGTAAAACGGTCGTAATGGCTCGTTATCATTTTGGGTTGGGAGAATACAAATATTTCAACTACCCCCTTCCTGATACCATTCAAACTATCAGAACGACTATCTATACTAAACTTGCTCCTATTGCAAATGCGTGGTTCAAGGCATTGAATATTAATTTCCAATTTCCATCGGAACATACAGATCTATTGCAACAATGCCATCAAAACGGGCAGGATAAAGCAACTGTTTTGATATTAAAATACGGACAGGGTGGGTTTAATACTTTACACCAGGATCTGTATGGAGATATTTATTTTCCTATCCAGGTAGTGTTGATGCTGAATAAACCTGATAAAGATTTTACAGGAGGTGAATTCGTGCTTACGCAGCAGGTGCCAAGAGCACAATCAAAAGCCATGGTTCTAAAACCCAATAAAGGAGATGTATTAATTTTCACAACGAACTTTAAACCGGAGAAGGGGGCAAAAGGATATTATCGGGTACACATGAAGCATGGTGTAAGTGAGGTTACATCAGGGGAACGCCATACGTTGGGGATTATTTTTCATGATGCAGTTAGTTAG
- a CDS encoding amidohydrolase → MEHHHHGCTHCACNNPVLKLLKDELFTPENFEQLPLQRVTERKKQTKPFMVTGGTIRPMVNGAVDTVEAIGFANGVVVATGSEAEVAAFMQANFPGYTTRKLEEGNTLLPGLIEPHIHLVPTAMLMGWTDLGAFDGQVLKPDYNIKSVGAIIAKEAKRLSNIDKTLWFLGANLDPALMPLLNNNTELLTIDIDLLDSITTDAPVCIISASMHTLYVNTPALSLIWNFPGNLELLQEYHSFNEYKSKTKGQLQEAAQMDPALKAIPPIQKADFFLKSFIYLKQIFETANSRGVTFMHDAGMTGGQKSILDAYLKVFAPTVRIGAATVCDTLEDAQNLGTFNIPGEYTDIYYSHVKVISDGSNQGLTGYQSDPYLCKPANNHGVYNFADKYDEKPTNPPLYFRDLMGHIIKDKKWPVMIHANGDLAVNFAIEAFKEFVHDPFAGVRHRIEHCSLTTQENLEDMKNLQVSPSFLIGHVGYWGYAFKNAIFGEKSNMLDLCKSALQQGMRITLHSDNSVSPLGPLRMMEQSVTRIMEADPAAGVLNPAENISREQALKAITYDAAWQCYAEQWTGSLKVGNFADFVVLQQDPLTIKNPFMNMRNIEVVETWVAGLKVFSTVVEEVSMA, encoded by the coding sequence ATGGAACACCACCACCATGGATGCACACATTGTGCATGCAACAATCCTGTTTTGAAACTCCTAAAGGATGAGCTCTTTACCCCTGAAAATTTCGAACAACTCCCCCTCCAAAGGGTTACTGAAAGAAAAAAGCAAACCAAGCCTTTCATGGTCACTGGCGGAACTATACGTCCCATGGTCAACGGAGCTGTTGACACAGTAGAAGCCATTGGCTTCGCAAATGGCGTTGTAGTAGCTACAGGTTCCGAGGCAGAGGTAGCGGCCTTCATGCAGGCAAACTTTCCCGGTTATACCACCAGAAAGTTGGAAGAAGGCAACACCTTACTGCCCGGTCTGATAGAACCCCATATCCACCTTGTACCCACGGCGATGTTAATGGGCTGGACAGATCTGGGTGCATTTGATGGACAGGTGTTGAAACCGGATTATAACATAAAGTCAGTAGGCGCTATTATCGCGAAGGAAGCTAAGCGATTAAGTAACATAGACAAGACCCTTTGGTTCCTGGGTGCAAACCTTGATCCGGCATTGATGCCATTGTTAAATAACAATACAGAGTTATTAACAATAGACATCGACCTGTTAGACAGTATTACCACAGATGCCCCTGTATGTATCATCAGTGCATCTATGCACACCTTGTATGTAAATACACCAGCGCTGTCTTTAATCTGGAATTTCCCGGGTAACCTGGAATTATTACAGGAGTATCATTCATTCAACGAATACAAGAGTAAAACAAAGGGGCAGTTGCAGGAAGCAGCACAAATGGATCCTGCATTAAAAGCAATTCCGCCGATTCAGAAAGCTGACTTCTTCCTGAAATCATTTATTTACTTAAAACAAATCTTTGAGACCGCCAATTCCAGGGGTGTCACCTTTATGCATGATGCAGGGATGACAGGTGGTCAAAAATCCATACTGGATGCTTATTTAAAAGTATTTGCACCGACTGTTCGCATCGGCGCGGCTACGGTTTGTGATACATTAGAAGATGCGCAAAATTTAGGAACATTCAATATACCCGGGGAGTACACAGACATTTACTATAGTCATGTTAAGGTGATCTCTGACGGTTCCAATCAGGGATTGACAGGCTATCAGTCTGACCCATATTTATGTAAGCCGGCCAACAACCATGGCGTATATAATTTCGCCGACAAATATGATGAAAAGCCGACAAATCCGCCACTGTATTTCAGAGATCTGATGGGACATATTATCAAGGATAAAAAGTGGCCTGTTATGATCCATGCAAATGGTGACCTTGCTGTTAATTTCGCTATTGAGGCCTTTAAGGAATTTGTTCATGACCCATTCGCAGGTGTACGGCATAGAATAGAACATTGCTCATTGACCACGCAGGAGAATCTTGAAGACATGAAAAATCTGCAGGTGTCTCCGAGTTTCCTGATTGGCCACGTAGGCTATTGGGGATATGCTTTTAAGAATGCGATATTCGGGGAAAAATCAAATATGCTGGATCTTTGCAAGAGTGCACTGCAGCAAGGCATGCGGATCACACTGCATAGTGACAACTCGGTAAGTCCGCTGGGACCATTGAGAATGATGGAACAGTCTGTCACGCGTATAATGGAGGCTGATCCTGCAGCTGGTGTGCTAAACCCGGCGGAAAACATTTCTCGTGAACAGGCATTGAAAGCGATCACCTACGATGCAGCATGGCAATGTTATGCAGAGCAGTGGACAGGGTCGCTGAAGGTGGGGAATTTTGCAGACTTTGTAGTGCTGCAACAGGATCCGCTGACGATAAAAAATCCATTTATGAATATGCGGAATATTGAAGTGGTTGAGACATGGGTAGCGGGTTTGAAGGTGTTTAGTACCGTGGTTGAAGAGGTGAGTATGGCCTAA
- the bla gene encoding subclass B3 metallo-beta-lactamase: MFIKRNLILIGLLLITFFATAQKVAEPPTTNNPEWSKPYEPFQIAGNLYYVGTYDLACYLIVTPRGNILINTGLAASAPMIKANIESLGFKLSDTKILLNTQAHYDHMGAMAAIKKSTGARLMIDAADAPVVADGGYSDYLQGGSVSLFAPVKVDRILHNGDTIKLGGMKLVMLHHPGHTKGSCSFLFDVKDTARSYKVLIANIPTVIIDNHFSDISRYPDMAKDYAYTLHAMKNLHFDIWLASHAGQFDLQSKHKPGSAYNPSAFIDRKGYDAELKYCEEQYLKKLK; the protein is encoded by the coding sequence ATGTTTATAAAGCGAAACCTGATTTTGATCGGCTTATTATTGATCACTTTCTTTGCCACTGCTCAGAAAGTAGCCGAACCTCCAACCACTAACAATCCTGAGTGGAGTAAACCTTACGAACCCTTTCAGATTGCCGGGAACCTTTATTATGTAGGCACCTACGACCTGGCCTGTTACCTGATTGTAACCCCCAGGGGTAATATATTGATTAACACCGGTCTGGCTGCCTCTGCACCAATGATTAAAGCCAATATTGAATCTCTGGGATTCAAACTGTCCGACACAAAGATCCTTTTAAATACACAGGCTCATTATGACCATATGGGCGCTATGGCCGCCATAAAGAAATCTACCGGTGCCAGATTGATGATAGATGCCGCAGATGCCCCGGTGGTGGCTGACGGCGGGTATTCTGATTATTTACAAGGTGGTAGTGTCAGCCTTTTCGCACCTGTAAAGGTGGATCGTATCTTACATAATGGAGATACGATCAAGCTGGGAGGTATGAAACTTGTTATGTTGCACCACCCCGGTCATACAAAAGGATCCTGTAGTTTCCTGTTCGATGTAAAAGATACTGCACGTTCTTATAAGGTACTTATTGCTAACATCCCCACTGTTATTATCGACAACCACTTTTCAGACATCTCCCGTTACCCGGATATGGCCAAAGATTACGCGTATACTTTACATGCGATGAAGAACTTACATTTCGACATCTGGTTGGCCTCACATGCCGGTCAGTTTGACCTGCAAAGTAAGCATAAGCCCGGCAGCGCTTATAATCCTTCCGCTTTCATAGATAGAAAAGGATACGACGCGGAACTTAAATATTGCGAGGAGCAGTACCTGAAAAAATTGAAATGA